A part of Camelus ferus isolate YT-003-E chromosome 6, BCGSAC_Cfer_1.0, whole genome shotgun sequence genomic DNA contains:
- the SCG3 gene encoding secretogranin-3, translating into MGFLWTGTWILVLVLYSSSVQAFPKPAGSQDKPLHNRELSAERPLNEQIAEAEADKIKKIYPPENKPGESNYSFVDNLNLLKAITEKEKNEKERQSVKSSPNDNKVNMEDVDSTKNRRLIDDYDSTKSGLDHKFQDDPDGLHQLDGTPLTAEDIVQKIATRIYEENDRGVFDKIVSKLLNLGLITESQAQTLEDEVAEVLQKLISQEANNYEEEPSKATSSSESQAGKIPEKVTPMAAIQDGFTNGENDETVSNTLTLTKGLERRTKTYGEDNFEELQYFPNFYALLKSIDSEKEAKEKETLITIMKTLIDFVKMMVKYGTISPEEGVSYLENLDETIALQTKNKLEKNVTDNKSKLFPVPSEKSHEETDSTKEEAAKMEKEYGTLKDSTKDENANPRGKTDEPKGKTEAYLEAIRKNIEWLKKHNKKENKEDYDLSKMRDFINQQADAYVEKGILDKEEAEAIKRIYSSL; encoded by the exons ATGGGGTTCCTTTGGACCGGCACTTGGATTCTGGTGTTGGTTCTCTACAGCAGCTCAGTTCAGGCTTTCCCCAAACCGGCAGGCAGCCAAG ACAAGCCCCTACATAATAGAGAATTAAGTGCAGAAAGACCTTTGAATGAGCAG ATTGCTGAAGCAGAAGCagacaagattaaaaaaatatacccTCCAG AAAACAAGCCAGGTGAAAGCAATTATTCCTTTGTTGATAACTTGAACCTGCTAAAAGcaataacagaaaaggaaaaaaatgagaaagaaaggcaaTCTGTAAAAAGCTCCCCAAATGATAATAAAGTGAACATGGAAGATGTTGACTCAACCAAGAATCGAAGACTGATTGATGATTATGATTCTACTAAGAGTGGACTGGATCATAAGTTTCAAG ATGATCCAGACGGCCTTCATCAACTAGATGGAACTCCTTTAACTGCTGAGGACATTGTCCAGAAAATTGCTACAAGGatttatgaagaaaatgacaGAGGAGTATTTGACAAGATCGTTTCTAAACTGCTGAATCTTGGCCTA ATCACAGAAAGCCAGGCACAGACACTGGAAGATGAAGTTGCAGAGGTTTTACAAAAATTGATCTCTCAGGAAGCCAACAATTATGAAGAGGAACCCAGTAAAGCAACAAGCAGCTCTGAGAGTCAGGCTGGAAAAATACCGGAGAAAGTG ACTCCAATGGCAGCAATTCAAGATGGTTTTACTAATGGCGAAAATGATGAAACAGTATCCAACACCTTAACCTTGACAAAAGGCTTGGAAAGGAGAACTAAAACCTACGGTGAAGACAACTTTGAGGAACTCCAGTATTTCCCCAACTTCTATGCACTACTGAAAAGTATTGATTCAG aaaaagaggcaaaagagaaagaaaccctgATTACTATCATGAAAACGTTGATTGACTTTGTGAAGATGATGGTAAAGTATGGCACAATCTCTCCAGAAGAAGGTGTTTCCTACCTTG AAAACTTGGATGAAACAATTGCTCTTCAGACCAAGAATaagctagaaaaaaatgttactgacAATAAAAGCAAGCTTTTCCCAG TGCCATCAGAGAAGAGTCATGAAGAAACAGACAGTACCAAGGAAGAAGCAgctaaaatggaaaaggaatatGGAACCTTGAAGGACTCCACAAAAGATGAAAATGCCAACCCAAGAGGAAAGACAGATGAGCCAAAAG ggAAAACAGAAGCCTATTTGGAAGCCATCAGGAAAAATATTGAATGGCTgaagaaacacaacaaaaaagaaaataaagaag